One region of Turicibacter bilis genomic DNA includes:
- a CDS encoding energy-coupling factor transporter transmembrane component T family protein yields the protein MKKLWLGRYISVPSFYHSLDSRAKLLMMVLNIIMMICISRWIQLLLAACLIFMFLYLSKIPFSFYLKQAMFLKYMYLFFIVFFTLTEGTKTLFQIGFLQVTLDGLMLGIFYTAKMMLFVFMGALLTFTTAPSELVAGAKALIKGQSMEQFAFMTSLAIRLIPMILDEVKLIYSAQQSRGLDFSEISLQEKLSKLMAIIIPAISNTIKRLTMMMDAMECRGYIVGQRRTSIYHLTWKMKDTVILASGIITLVGIILL from the coding sequence ATGAAAAAGTTATGGCTTGGAAGATATATTAGTGTTCCATCATTTTATCATTCACTTGATTCACGTGCTAAATTATTAATGATGGTTCTTAATATCATCATGATGATTTGTATTTCAAGATGGATACAACTTTTACTTGCCGCTTGTTTAATATTCATGTTCTTATATTTAAGTAAAATTCCATTTTCTTTTTATTTGAAGCAAGCAATGTTTCTTAAATATATGTATTTATTTTTTATCGTGTTCTTCACCTTAACAGAAGGCACAAAGACATTATTTCAAATTGGATTTCTTCAGGTCACATTAGACGGATTGATGTTAGGAATATTCTACACCGCAAAAATGATGTTATTCGTATTCATGGGTGCGCTACTAACTTTTACAACCGCTCCAAGTGAACTTGTCGCAGGAGCAAAAGCCTTGATTAAAGGCCAGTCTATGGAACAGTTTGCTTTTATGACAAGTTTAGCGATTCGTTTAATTCCGATGATTTTAGATGAGGTGAAGCTCATTTATAGTGCTCAACAATCTCGAGGATTAGATTTTAGTGAGATCTCATTACAAGAAAAATTATCAAAACTAATGGCTATTATTATTCCGGCGATCTCAAATACAATTAAACGATTAACCATGATGATGGATGCGATGGAATGTCGAGGATATATTGTCGGTCAACGTCGTACTTCGATTTATCATTTAACATGGAAAATGAAAGATACTGTTATTTTAGCAAGTGGAATTATTACGTTAGTCGGTATTATTTTGCTGTAA
- the rbr gene encoding rubrerythrin, translating to MNNLKGSKTEENLLTAFAGESMARNKYTFYASQAKKEGYEQIANIFLETANNEKEHAKLWYKLLHDGQVADTMTNLKNAAAGEHDEWTDMYARFAQVAREEGFNRIAVLFEMVGKIEKHHEERYLKLVQNIEEGQVFEREEEVAWICLNCGHIHYGKKAPKACPVCAHPKAYFELNSENY from the coding sequence ATGAATAACTTAAAAGGATCAAAAACAGAAGAGAATTTATTAACTGCTTTTGCAGGAGAATCAATGGCGCGTAATAAATATACGTTCTATGCCTCTCAAGCTAAAAAAGAAGGATACGAGCAAATCGCTAATATCTTCTTAGAAACAGCTAACAATGAAAAAGAACACGCAAAATTGTGGTACAAATTACTTCATGATGGACAAGTCGCTGATACAATGACAAATTTAAAAAATGCTGCCGCTGGTGAACACGATGAGTGGACAGATATGTATGCTCGTTTTGCGCAAGTTGCTCGCGAAGAAGGGTTCAATCGTATCGCTGTGTTATTTGAAATGGTTGGAAAAATCGAAAAACACCATGAAGAACGTTATTTAAAATTAGTGCAAAATATTGAAGAAGGTCAAGTATTTGAACGCGAAGAAGAAGTTGCTTGGATTTGCTTAAATTGTGGACATATCCATTATGGAAAAAAAGCTCCTAAAGCATGTCCGGTATGCGCTCACCCAAAAGCTTATTTTGAGTTAAACTCAGAGAACTATTAA
- the pta gene encoding phosphate acetyltransferase yields the protein MDIMTSLKNQIIGKNIRIVFPEGNEPRVVQAASLLARENMLKPILIGSIEEVQAAAGTYSLEGCEIIDPKHYNKLDEMVTELVAVRKGKVTEEQARELVLNVNYFGTMLVHMGLAAGLVSGAIHSTGDTVRPALQIIKTKPGISKTFGYFAMLRGDERYIFADCAINPNPSSSDLAEFAIESARVARMFDIEPKVALLSFSTKGSAKTEETKKVTEAMEILNGMELDFDYDGELQFDAAFVPAVAKTKVKDSKVAGQANVFVFPDLNSGNIGYKIAQRLGGFEAVGPILAGLNKPVNDLSRGCSPEDVYGTAIITANQTLL from the coding sequence ATGGATATCATGACAAGTTTAAAAAACCAAATCATTGGAAAAAATATTCGCATCGTTTTCCCAGAGGGTAACGAACCACGCGTTGTTCAAGCTGCTAGTTTGTTAGCACGCGAAAACATGTTAAAACCAATTTTAATTGGATCAATTGAGGAAGTACAAGCTGCTGCTGGAACCTATTCACTAGAAGGATGCGAAATTATTGATCCAAAACATTATAACAAATTAGATGAAATGGTTACTGAATTAGTTGCTGTTCGTAAAGGAAAAGTAACTGAAGAGCAAGCACGTGAATTAGTCTTAAACGTGAATTACTTCGGAACGATGTTAGTACACATGGGATTAGCGGCAGGTTTAGTTTCAGGTGCTATTCACTCAACTGGAGACACGGTACGTCCAGCCTTACAAATTATTAAAACAAAACCAGGAATCTCTAAAACATTTGGATACTTTGCTATGTTACGTGGAGATGAGCGTTATATCTTTGCTGACTGCGCGATCAATCCAAACCCATCAAGCAGTGATTTAGCAGAATTCGCCATTGAATCAGCACGTGTTGCACGTATGTTTGATATTGAACCAAAAGTTGCCTTATTAAGCTTCTCAACAAAAGGTTCAGCTAAAACTGAAGAAACTAAAAAAGTAACAGAAGCAATGGAAATCTTAAACGGAATGGAATTAGATTTCGATTATGATGGAGAGTTACAATTTGATGCTGCCTTTGTTCCAGCAGTAGCAAAAACAAAAGTTAAAGATTCTAAAGTAGCAGGACAAGCCAATGTATTCGTATTCCCTGATTTAAACTCAGGAAACATCGGATATAAAATTGCTCAACGTTTAGGTGGATTTGAAGCAGTAGGACCAATCTTAGCTGGATTAAATAAACCAGTTAATGATTTATCACGTGGATGTTCTCCAGAAGATGTTTACGGAACAGCAATCATCACGGCTAACCAAACATTATTATAG
- a CDS encoding DUF1450 domain-containing protein yields MFNLDDLFAEPNEFRVCDKCKATNLNTLLPRLKAIDPKAKIYQGCQSYCGPGRDRSFVFVNNKPILAENEDELIQKVKEFLGK; encoded by the coding sequence ATGTTTAATTTAGATGATTTATTTGCAGAACCAAATGAGTTCCGCGTTTGTGATAAATGTAAAGCAACAAATTTAAATACATTATTACCACGCTTAAAAGCGATTGACCCAAAAGCGAAAATTTATCAAGGATGCCAGTCATATTGTGGACCAGGTCGTGATCGTTCTTTTGTTTTCGTTAATAATAAGCCAATTTTAGCGGAAAATGAAGATGAGTTAATCCAAAAAGTAAAAGAATTCTTAGGAAAATAA
- a CDS encoding polyprenyl synthetase family protein has product MMGYLSKFGYDEVYFNKILLQNIENDPLLKQDDALKKALCELVSQGGKRIRPLFLLMATDLGSYPKKEDCYLAAVAIELLHLSSLIHDDIIDHSPMRHNVLTLHERYGAKVALKLGNYTLNKSLELFSHFDNPSLHLQLAHTMKQLCLGELKQKEDLFNFNLQLEDYIEKSHQKTGTLISVSLVIGGLIAHLSNNELDELSKLGHSIGIAYQLKDDISDFTSLSSSLGKPVGNDLRQGIITLPTIFALEDDLIKEELMSLHLNKESSTFDSLCKRINSGHYIQQSEDVCQSYINNTLAIMNKLPNLKPKMSYLIELLFN; this is encoded by the coding sequence ATGATGGGTTACTTATCTAAGTTTGGATATGATGAAGTCTATTTTAATAAAATTCTCCTTCAAAATATCGAGAATGATCCCTTATTAAAACAGGATGACGCATTAAAAAAGGCGCTTTGCGAATTAGTTAGTCAGGGTGGAAAAAGAATTCGCCCTCTCTTTTTATTAATGGCAACTGATTTAGGAAGTTATCCTAAGAAAGAAGACTGCTATTTAGCAGCCGTTGCGATTGAGTTACTTCATCTTTCTTCACTGATTCATGATGATATTATTGATCATTCTCCAATGAGACATAATGTACTTACCCTTCATGAACGCTATGGAGCTAAAGTAGCACTTAAACTAGGAAATTATACCTTAAATAAAAGTCTTGAACTTTTTTCTCACTTTGACAATCCAAGTCTTCATTTACAATTAGCACATACCATGAAGCAACTATGCTTAGGAGAGCTCAAACAAAAAGAGGACCTTTTTAACTTTAATCTTCAACTCGAGGATTATATTGAAAAAAGTCATCAAAAGACAGGAACTTTAATTTCTGTGAGTCTTGTCATTGGGGGACTAATTGCTCATTTATCAAATAATGAACTTGATGAACTATCAAAACTCGGTCATTCAATTGGAATTGCTTATCAATTAAAAGATGATATTTCAGATTTTACAAGCCTCTCTTCAAGTCTTGGGAAACCCGTTGGTAATGATTTAAGACAAGGCATTATTACACTTCCAACGATTTTTGCTCTTGAGGATGATCTAATCAAAGAAGAGTTGATGTCATTACACTTGAACAAAGAATCATCTACCTTTGATTCACTTTGCAAACGAATTAATTCCGGACATTATATTCAACAATCAGAGGACGTTTGCCAATCTTATATTAATAACACATTGGCAATTATGAATAAACTTCCGAATTTGAAACCTAAGATGTCGTATTTAATTGAACTACTATTTAATTAA
- a CDS encoding uracil-DNA glycosylase: MFIHNDWDLILKQEFEQPYMKELFNQLHQQYETEVVYPPKNEVFHAFQLTPYSEVKVVILGQDPYHGPNQANGLSFSVEARTKLPPSLRNIFNELVEDIKCEYPSSGDLSKWAKQGVLLLNTTLTVKEGQPMSHVGMGWETFTDAVLRYLNEKPTPIVFILWGKHAQSKKKLIDLNKHFVIESAHPSPLSARRGFFGSAPFSKTNEFLASKGLNPIDWSLN, translated from the coding sequence ATGTTTATTCATAATGATTGGGATTTAATTTTAAAACAAGAATTTGAACAGCCGTATATGAAGGAGCTTTTTAATCAATTACATCAACAATACGAGACGGAAGTCGTTTATCCTCCAAAAAATGAAGTGTTTCATGCCTTCCAGTTAACCCCGTATTCAGAAGTCAAGGTCGTGATTTTAGGACAAGATCCTTATCATGGTCCAAATCAAGCGAATGGTCTAAGCTTTTCAGTTGAAGCAAGAACAAAGCTGCCACCTTCTTTGCGTAATATTTTTAATGAGTTAGTGGAGGATATCAAATGTGAGTATCCAAGTAGCGGAGATTTAAGTAAGTGGGCGAAACAAGGCGTTTTATTACTGAATACGACGTTAACAGTCAAAGAAGGTCAACCGATGTCACATGTTGGAATGGGATGGGAGACCTTTACGGATGCGGTTCTACGCTATTTAAATGAAAAACCAACACCGATTGTCTTTATTTTATGGGGGAAACACGCCCAAAGTAAGAAAAAGCTGATTGATTTAAATAAGCATTTTGTGATTGAATCAGCCCATCCTTCGCCATTATCTGCTCGTCGTGGATTTTTTGGAAGTGCTCCTTTTTCAAAGACTAATGAATTCTTAGCTTCAAAAGGATTGAATCCGATTGACTGGTCATTAAATTAA
- a CDS encoding HIT family protein, whose product MKQCIFCKIINKEIPGHILFENEHVLAFLDISQTTKGHTLVIPKNHVKDVFSMTEEDMAHVFSVVPKIANALKTTFNADGMNIVNNNKPVAGQTVFHYHVHLIPRYTFEDSFDVKYTNNMSNYTPETLAALKEEILTNL is encoded by the coding sequence ATGAAACAATGTATCTTCTGTAAAATTATTAATAAAGAAATTCCAGGACATATTTTATTTGAAAATGAGCATGTCTTAGCCTTCTTAGATATCTCTCAAACAACAAAAGGTCATACATTAGTTATCCCTAAAAACCATGTGAAAGATGTTTTTTCAATGACTGAAGAAGATATGGCACATGTTTTCTCAGTTGTTCCAAAGATTGCAAATGCATTAAAAACAACCTTTAATGCGGATGGAATGAACATTGTCAACAACAATAAACCTGTAGCGGGACAAACGGTCTTCCATTATCACGTTCACTTAATTCCTCGCTATACGTTTGAAGATTCATTTGATGTCAAATATACAAATAACATGTCTAATTATACACCAGAGACATTAGCGGCATTAAAAGAAGAAATCTTAACAAACTTATAA
- a CDS encoding Cof-type HAD-IIB family hydrolase: MSYKMIVLDLDGTLMSSKNEILPKTKEALFKAQEQGVMIVLASGRPTYGMVKAAKELRLDEYPGYILSYNGGRIISVQTNEMIYDDSLTPEICHELYDLSREMNVNIMAYEDEAIITADDDQYIQKEAHINGIPINRVENFKDSVTFNSVKCLCTAEPEYLAQVEIKMKERLGNRLSITRSLPFFLEFMPQNINKAYSLQKLLEHVGLDKSQLIACGDGYNDLPMIEFAGLGVAMGNAVDEVKAAANYVTATNDEDGIAQVIKKFILNN, translated from the coding sequence ATGAGTTATAAAATGATTGTTTTAGATTTAGATGGAACATTAATGTCATCTAAAAATGAAATCTTACCAAAAACAAAAGAGGCGTTATTTAAAGCCCAAGAACAAGGTGTCATGATTGTATTAGCATCTGGTCGGCCAACTTATGGAATGGTGAAAGCTGCTAAAGAATTACGATTAGATGAATATCCAGGTTATATCTTATCTTATAATGGTGGACGCATCATTTCAGTTCAAACAAATGAAATGATTTATGATGATTCCTTAACACCTGAGATTTGTCATGAATTATATGATTTATCTCGTGAAATGAACGTTAATATCATGGCTTACGAAGACGAGGCTATTATAACAGCTGATGATGATCAATATATTCAAAAAGAAGCCCATATCAACGGAATACCAATCAATCGCGTTGAAAACTTTAAAGACTCAGTCACTTTCAACTCAGTCAAATGTTTATGCACAGCAGAACCTGAGTATTTAGCTCAAGTTGAAATTAAAATGAAAGAACGTTTAGGAAATCGTTTAAGTATTACTCGTTCTCTTCCATTCTTCTTAGAGTTCATGCCTCAAAATATCAATAAAGCTTATTCATTACAAAAATTATTAGAGCATGTTGGATTAGATAAATCTCAATTAATCGCTTGTGGTGATGGATACAACGATTTACCAATGATTGAATTTGCAGGTCTTGGAGTCGCAATGGGAAATGCAGTCGATGAAGTTAAAGCCGCTGCTAACTATGTTACTGCTACAAATGATGAAGATGGAATTGCTCAAGTAATCAAAAAATTTATTCTTAATAACTAA
- the gerQ gene encoding spore coat protein GerQ encodes MNYYYSYPYGGPVPNPSDPYWRYQQANPMGGSYSNVNPNTVEPPFPAGAPITPQTPTEPGQGMTGPSVSGVTFGGFEVPVGNVISMAQGNSYVSNILRLNRGKLATVYMTFSGNDAATARRTFVGIIESAGRDHIVLSDPNTGHRFILLTVYLDYVEFPEEINYYYPLDNTLNMVDPDLFEKFPSLGALYNYQKQQDELYKQKYPYYNQLPESFTHQQIQQSNNYMPQPPYGNSEQF; translated from the coding sequence ATGAATTATTATTACTCGTATCCTTATGGAGGACCTGTTCCAAATCCAAGCGATCCATACTGGAGATATCAACAAGCAAATCCAATGGGAGGAAGTTACTCTAATGTAAACCCAAATACAGTGGAACCACCATTTCCAGCAGGGGCCCCAATTACACCACAAACGCCAACTGAACCTGGACAAGGAATGACTGGACCATCAGTAAGTGGTGTAACATTTGGAGGATTTGAAGTTCCAGTAGGAAATGTGATCTCAATGGCACAAGGTAACAGTTACGTAAGTAATATTCTAAGACTTAATCGTGGGAAGTTAGCTACCGTTTATATGACATTCAGTGGTAATGATGCAGCAACTGCTCGACGTACTTTTGTCGGAATTATTGAATCGGCAGGACGCGACCATATCGTTTTAAGTGATCCAAACACAGGTCATCGTTTCATTTTATTAACTGTTTATTTAGATTATGTTGAATTCCCAGAAGAAATCAACTACTACTATCCACTCGATAATACACTTAATATGGTGGATCCTGACTTATTTGAAAAATTCCCTTCTTTAGGGGCACTTTATAACTATCAAAAACAACAAGACGAACTTTATAAGCAAAAGTATCCATACTATAACCAACTTCCTGAAAGCTTTACTCACCAACAAATTCAACAATCAAATAACTATATGCCTCAACCACCTTATGGTAATTCAGAACAATTTTAA
- a CDS encoding cell wall hydrolase yields the protein MGVVQATQKDVELLARLMRAEAESDGNMGMLLVGNVCVNRVLANCHDFKNINTIQQMVFQSPGGFEAVQFDYFYQRARDNEIRLARRVINGERFEPATTALWFYDPFQPSCPPQFWGQWNSGRYGDHCFYIPLESEHCYD from the coding sequence ATGGGAGTTGTTCAAGCAACCCAAAAAGATGTTGAATTACTTGCCCGACTCATGCGTGCTGAAGCCGAAAGCGATGGAAATATGGGGATGTTACTTGTGGGTAATGTTTGCGTGAATCGTGTCTTAGCTAATTGTCACGATTTTAAAAACATTAATACCATTCAACAAATGGTCTTTCAGTCGCCTGGGGGATTTGAAGCCGTACAATTTGATTACTTCTATCAACGCGCAAGAGATAATGAAATTAGGCTAGCGCGAAGGGTCATTAATGGAGAGCGATTTGAACCTGCGACAACGGCATTATGGTTCTACGATCCTTTCCAACCAAGTTGTCCGCCTCAGTTTTGGGGACAATGGAATTCAGGTCGATATGGAGATCACTGCTTCTATATCCCACTTGAATCCGAACACTGTTATGACTAA
- a CDS encoding Gx transporter family protein: protein MNQKKNRENLEKMMLVILIGALAIVLGIIESMIPIKLPIPGMKLGLANIMIVIGLYYLDVKDMFFVIMLKTFLTTLLLGTFSMFAYGFVGALLSYICMVSAFKVLKEKISLIGISMIGGVMHNIGQIIVAMILIKTKAIAYYMMFLLPIGLLTGVVIGLVAKLVMSRLNEFQLFRNHYKLNN from the coding sequence TTGAATCAAAAAAAAAATCGTGAAAACTTAGAAAAAATGATGTTAGTTATTTTGATTGGGGCATTAGCCATTGTATTAGGAATTATTGAATCGATGATCCCTATTAAATTACCGATTCCAGGAATGAAACTAGGATTAGCTAATATTATGATTGTGATTGGGTTGTATTATTTAGATGTTAAAGATATGTTTTTTGTTATTATGTTAAAAACATTTTTAACAACGTTATTGCTTGGAACATTTTCTATGTTTGCTTATGGTTTTGTAGGTGCTTTATTGAGTTATATTTGCATGGTATCAGCCTTTAAAGTATTAAAAGAGAAGATTAGTTTAATTGGGATTAGTATGATTGGTGGGGTCATGCATAATATTGGTCAAATTATAGTAGCTATGATTTTAATTAAAACTAAGGCCATTGCATATTACATGATGTTTTTACTTCCAATAGGACTTTTAACGGGAGTTGTTATTGGATTAGTTGCAAAATTAGTTATGTCTCGTTTAAATGAATTTCAATTATTTCGAAATCACTATAAATTAAATAACTAA